The following are encoded together in the Mycolicibacterium arabiense genome:
- a CDS encoding YncE family protein, which translates to MANGFVRSNSATVDSATPTATATRQGTASIGHGPIADIAVDGRTVAVTNYGDHSLAVLDANDLTVKGGISAREPFALAVAGDKAYVGVASVAYDAVAVIDTRTGAVSASYPLSYSVTAMTTSPDGKRIFAGRAADGGVDVAVIDVVAQRVGTIYLAKGDDVVIDAMQVDPSGRRLYVATSDSRGSRLVIVDLENARARRTLEIGAPIRGLAIGLDNTAYVLTSDIEDRGVVHVVDLVAGRIMVSAEIATAPTQLALSVDGTRAYVVDYDRVVVLSTANLDVIDTITVDARPSCLAVSTDRVYVADYAGGVTAFAVPAPSPMLYAPSMVANPAARPQVRELAPA; encoded by the coding sequence GTGGCTAACGGCTTCGTGCGCTCGAACAGCGCGACCGTCGACAGTGCGACCCCGACTGCGACAGCGACCCGGCAGGGCACCGCGTCCATCGGACACGGTCCGATCGCAGACATTGCCGTCGACGGCCGGACCGTCGCCGTCACGAACTACGGCGATCACTCGCTCGCGGTACTCGACGCCAACGACCTCACCGTCAAGGGCGGAATCAGCGCCCGCGAACCGTTCGCACTCGCCGTCGCAGGCGACAAGGCCTACGTCGGCGTGGCGTCGGTGGCCTACGACGCCGTCGCCGTGATCGACACCCGCACCGGCGCGGTCAGCGCCTCCTACCCGCTGTCCTACAGCGTCACCGCGATGACCACGAGCCCCGACGGCAAGCGCATCTTCGCTGGTCGCGCCGCCGACGGTGGCGTGGACGTCGCGGTGATCGACGTCGTCGCGCAGCGCGTGGGCACCATCTACCTGGCCAAGGGCGACGACGTCGTGATCGACGCCATGCAGGTCGACCCCTCCGGACGCCGCCTGTACGTCGCCACGTCGGATTCCCGCGGTAGCCGCCTGGTGATCGTCGACCTGGAGAACGCCAGGGCCCGACGGACGCTCGAGATTGGCGCACCCATCCGCGGGCTGGCGATCGGGCTGGACAACACCGCTTACGTCCTCACCTCCGACATCGAGGACCGCGGCGTCGTGCACGTCGTCGACCTCGTCGCGGGCCGCATCATGGTGAGCGCCGAGATCGCCACGGCGCCAACACAACTCGCGCTGTCGGTCGACGGCACGCGCGCCTACGTCGTCGACTACGACCGCGTGGTCGTGCTGAGCACCGCCAACCTCGACGTCATCGACACCATCACGGTGGACGCCAGGCCGTCGTGCCTCGCGGTGAGCACCGACCGCGTGTACGTCGCGGACTACGCCGGCGGCGTGACCGCGTTCGCCGTCCCCGCACCGTCCCCGATGCTGTACGCGCCGTCCATGGTCGCCAACCCGGCCGCGCGGCCGCAGGTTCGCGAGCTGGCTCCCGCCTGA
- a CDS encoding response regulator: protein MISVLIVEDDHLIAEAHRTYLERVEGFSATAVVHTARDAMQAAAEASAGDTPIDLVLLDLGLPDASGISLASALAGLRPAPDIIAITSERDLEMVRAAVAHGALAYLLKPFTFAAFRDRLERYRRYRVALPAGVDAASQAEVDRALAELRTGNEKSATPKGAAPQTNDEIARTVRDHAHGLTADEVAGRVGVSRVTAWRYLERLADEGTVIRHTDYGKGRPKTRYQWR from the coding sequence GTGATTTCGGTTCTGATCGTCGAGGACGACCACCTGATCGCGGAGGCGCACAGAACGTATCTAGAACGGGTGGAGGGCTTTTCGGCGACCGCGGTGGTACACACCGCGCGTGACGCGATGCAGGCGGCGGCGGAGGCGTCGGCCGGCGACACCCCCATCGACCTGGTACTGCTCGACCTCGGACTGCCCGACGCGAGCGGTATCAGCCTTGCCTCCGCCCTCGCGGGGTTGCGCCCGGCGCCCGACATCATCGCGATCACGTCCGAGCGCGACCTCGAGATGGTGCGCGCGGCCGTGGCGCACGGCGCGCTGGCGTACCTGCTGAAACCGTTCACGTTCGCCGCGTTCCGCGACCGTCTGGAGCGCTACCGTCGCTACCGCGTGGCACTGCCGGCCGGAGTGGATGCCGCAAGCCAGGCAGAGGTCGACCGCGCTCTCGCCGAATTGCGCACCGGCAATGAGAAGTCCGCCACACCCAAGGGTGCCGCGCCGCAGACCAACGACGAGATCGCGCGCACGGTGCGCGATCACGCCCACGGCCTCACCGCGGACGAGGTGGCCGGGCGCGTGGGTGTGTCGCGGGTGACCGCGTGGCGCTACCTGGAGCGACTGGCCGACGAGGGCACCGTGATCCGGCACACCGACTACGGCAAGGGCAGGCCGAAGACCCGCTACCAGTGGCGCTGA
- a CDS encoding sensor histidine kinase, with product MSRSWPRSLAGQAIALQVIVIAVIVMIGSALALVDARQDGDEAARQQVVSIATALADAPSTASAIQSGRATEILQPVTEAVRTNTDIAFITIMSPDAIRFTHTDPRQIGGKYLGTIAPALRGETFTEVYTGTLGPSIRAVVPVLDPDGDVVGLVSAGITQQTLAQRWREQIPAIVVVGLGALAVSLLGVWAIRRRLLRQTHGLAPDELRVMYEHHDAILHSVSEGLVVLDGDRVAIVNDEARRLLGLPPGTISPSDLPAFLHDHDPGVRDEVHVTDDRVLVVNRSTVRGSDADRSDDRPTSKRSEVVTIRDRTELQGALGELSSLQVLTDSLRAQAHEAANKLHAVITMVEMGRPEDAVTFATEELALSQRLVDRLSADVGEPALVALLLGKTAQADERGIALTVTEDTHLPTTSAATAHLPLSAQEIVTVLGNLVDNAMDACDRDDPWVEVTVTSDDDELVIRVADSGAGMDADAFERAMQRGYSTKSDVNHHGLGLALVAQVVKRHGGTLTADVTYGSVVTVTVPVVTS from the coding sequence GTGAGCCGCTCGTGGCCCCGGTCGCTGGCCGGTCAGGCGATCGCCCTGCAGGTGATCGTGATCGCGGTGATCGTGATGATCGGCAGCGCGCTCGCGCTCGTGGACGCCCGCCAGGATGGCGACGAGGCAGCGCGACAGCAGGTGGTGAGCATCGCGACCGCCCTGGCCGATGCGCCGTCCACTGCGTCGGCGATCCAGTCGGGACGCGCCACCGAGATACTGCAACCGGTCACCGAGGCGGTGCGGACGAACACCGACATCGCGTTCATCACGATCATGTCGCCCGATGCCATCCGCTTCACCCACACCGATCCGCGCCAGATCGGCGGCAAGTACCTCGGCACGATCGCCCCCGCGCTGCGGGGCGAGACATTCACCGAGGTGTACACCGGCACGCTGGGACCGTCGATCCGCGCGGTGGTACCGGTGCTCGACCCGGACGGCGACGTGGTGGGTCTCGTGTCGGCGGGCATCACGCAGCAGACGTTGGCGCAGCGCTGGCGTGAGCAGATTCCCGCGATCGTCGTCGTCGGCCTTGGCGCGCTTGCGGTCTCGCTTCTGGGCGTGTGGGCCATTCGCCGCCGCCTGCTGCGGCAGACCCACGGCCTCGCACCCGACGAGCTGAGGGTGATGTACGAGCACCACGACGCGATCCTTCACTCGGTGTCCGAGGGCCTGGTGGTCCTCGACGGCGACAGGGTCGCGATCGTGAACGACGAGGCGCGGCGACTGCTGGGGCTACCGCCCGGCACCATCTCGCCATCGGACCTGCCCGCATTCCTCCACGACCACGATCCGGGCGTCCGCGACGAGGTGCACGTGACCGACGACCGCGTCCTGGTCGTGAACCGGTCCACGGTGCGCGGCTCCGACGCCGACCGGTCCGACGACCGTCCCACCTCGAAGCGGTCGGAGGTGGTCACGATCCGCGACCGAACCGAATTGCAGGGCGCCCTGGGCGAATTGAGTTCACTGCAGGTGCTCACCGACTCCCTGCGGGCCCAAGCCCACGAGGCCGCCAACAAATTGCACGCCGTGATCACGATGGTGGAGATGGGCAGACCCGAGGATGCCGTCACGTTTGCGACCGAGGAACTCGCCCTCTCGCAACGCCTGGTCGACCGACTCTCCGCCGACGTGGGTGAGCCTGCGCTGGTGGCCCTGCTGCTGGGCAAGACCGCCCAGGCCGACGAGCGCGGCATCGCGCTGACCGTCACCGAGGACACCCACTTGCCGACGACGTCGGCCGCCACGGCGCACCTGCCGCTCTCGGCGCAGGAGATCGTCACCGTACTCGGCAATCTCGTCGACAACGCCATGGACGCATGTGATCGCGACGATCCGTGGGTGGAGGTCACCGTCACTTCGGACGACGACGAACTGGTGATCCGGGTCGCCGACAGCGGCGCGGGCATGGACGCCGACGCCTTCGAGCGGGCAATGCAGCGCGGCTACTCCACGAAGTCCGACGTCAACCACCACGGCCTGGGTCTGGCGCTGGTGGCGCAGGTGGTGAAACGTCACGGCGGCACCCTGACCGCGGACGTCACCTACGGTTCAGTGGTGACCGTGACGGTGCCAGTGGTCACGTCATGA
- a CDS encoding cation:dicarboxylate symporter family transporter, whose protein sequence is MATPLDATAPPEPPKKRDRTHWLYIAVIVAVVAGVIVGLVAPDVGKSVGVLGTMFVALIKMMIAPIIFCTIVLGIGSVRKAATVGKVGGLAFLYFLLMSTFALAIGLVVGNIMHPGSGLQLTESASGKGAELAETAHEAGGLLDFVQGIIPETLFSALTAGSVLQALFVALLVGFALQGMGAAGEPALRAIASLQKLVFKILVMILWLAPIGAFGAIANVVGQTGWSAVTQLLGLMLGFYITCAVFVFGVLGILLRVAAGVSIFKLVRYLAREYLLIVSTSSSESALPRLIAKMEHLGVERTTVGVVVPTGYSFNLDGTAIYLTMASLFIAGAMGDPLTVSEQIGLLVFMIVASKGAAGVTGAGLATLAGGLQAHRPDLLDGVGLIVGIDRFMSEARAVTNFSGNAVATVLIGTWTNTIDKERVDEVLRGDDPFNELTMVDDDHGTRDEETPKDRVPAPA, encoded by the coding sequence ATGGCCACCCCGCTAGATGCGACGGCGCCGCCGGAACCACCCAAGAAGCGTGACCGTACGCACTGGCTCTACATCGCCGTCATCGTCGCCGTCGTCGCGGGTGTGATCGTCGGACTGGTGGCACCCGACGTCGGCAAGAGCGTCGGAGTACTCGGCACGATGTTCGTGGCACTGATCAAGATGATGATCGCGCCGATCATCTTCTGCACGATCGTGCTCGGCATCGGCTCGGTCCGCAAGGCAGCCACCGTCGGCAAGGTCGGTGGTCTCGCCTTCCTGTACTTCCTGCTGATGTCGACCTTCGCCCTGGCCATCGGCCTCGTCGTCGGCAACATCATGCACCCGGGAAGCGGTCTCCAGCTGACGGAGAGCGCCTCGGGCAAGGGCGCCGAACTCGCCGAGACGGCACACGAAGCAGGTGGCCTGCTCGACTTCGTCCAGGGCATCATTCCCGAGACGCTGTTCTCGGCACTGACGGCCGGCAGCGTCCTGCAGGCACTCTTCGTCGCACTGCTCGTCGGTTTCGCGCTGCAGGGGATGGGCGCCGCGGGGGAGCCTGCACTGCGGGCCATCGCCTCGCTGCAGAAGCTGGTGTTCAAGATCCTCGTGATGATCCTGTGGCTGGCCCCGATCGGCGCCTTCGGCGCCATCGCCAACGTCGTCGGCCAGACCGGCTGGTCTGCCGTCACGCAGCTGCTCGGCCTGATGCTCGGGTTCTACATCACCTGCGCCGTCTTCGTGTTCGGCGTGCTCGGCATCCTCCTGCGGGTGGCCGCCGGTGTGTCGATCTTCAAGCTGGTCCGCTACCTGGCACGGGAGTACCTGCTCATCGTGTCGACGTCCTCCTCCGAGTCGGCACTGCCCCGGCTGATCGCCAAGATGGAGCACCTGGGCGTCGAACGCACCACCGTCGGCGTCGTCGTGCCCACCGGGTACTCGTTCAACCTCGACGGCACGGCCATCTACCTGACCATGGCCTCGCTGTTCATCGCCGGAGCGATGGGCGACCCGCTCACCGTGAGCGAGCAGATCGGCTTGCTGGTGTTCATGATCGTCGCGTCCAAGGGCGCGGCCGGTGTCACCGGTGCCGGTCTTGCCACGCTGGCGGGCGGCCTGCAGGCCCACCGCCCCGACCTTCTCGACGGCGTCGGACTCATCGTGGGCATCGACCGGTTCATGTCCGAGGCTCGCGCCGTGACCAACTTCTCGGGCAACGCGGTGGCCACCGTTCTGATCGGGACCTGGACCAACACCATCGACAAGGAGCGGGTCGACGAGGTGCTGCGCGGCGACGATCCGTTCAACGAGTTGACGATGGTCGACGACGACCACGGCACCCGCGACGAGGAGACCCCGAAGGACAGGGTGCCCGCGCCGGCCTAA